The Trichoderma asperellum chromosome 6, complete sequence region TTTGCCGATAGCCGGAAACAGCTCATTACTCGATTTAAGCTCATTTGAAATACCATAGTCGATAGAAACTAACGggcatataaataaagacgGCGCCCTTTCTGTCAAAATCGCCACTCCAATAATCTCACAACCGTTCATTACAAGCACCTcgaaattataaatataattcaAAATGAAGACTTCTACTTTGGCCGTAACTGTTTTCGCCAgcctggctgcagctgcttctcccTACTGGTACATCACCGAGCTTCAAACTCTTGATACCACTTCCACGACTCTGGAGAGCAGTCTTCAATTTACATTCGAAGATGCAAGCACTTCGTTGACCACGAAATGCTCATATGTCAACTCTCCGGGATCTGGCCGCCCAGTCACCGTGTTGACAGCTACACCATGCGAAAACCCGCAGGTGCAATTTACCTATATCCAAACGAGCGCAAAGACTGGACAGATTGCCATCACTCTTCAGCATCTCAATGCTGCGTAAGTCAGAGTGGTTTTAACTTCAACCATGCATTTATAGAGCTAACACTGCATGTGAACAAAAGTGGCAATCTCCAAGGAGAACAGCACGGAACCGGCATCGCCGACCTCGCTTGCCACGCAGATGAGGCCCAAAGTGGGACAGCCTGCTAT contains the following coding sequences:
- a CDS encoding uncharacterized protein (SECRETED:SignalP(1-20)) codes for the protein MKTSTLAVTVFASLAAAASPYWYITELQTLDTTSTTLESSLQFTFEDASTSLTTKCSYVNSPGSGRPVTVLTATPCENPQVQFTYIQTSAKTGQIAITLQHLNAAGNLQGEQHGTGIADLACHADEAQSGTACYAQNTEIIPGPETGA